GGCAGATAACATCGTTCTGAACCGCGGAATGGGAATCGCTGTCTGGCAGTACGTAAACATGGGATTCACATCAGATCCATCCTATCTGGATCGCGCCGAGGAATATGCGCGAAAGCTGCAGAAGCTTGACCCGAATGGCCCTCATGCCCCTGCTTTGTTCGGATTCATTGCTGCTCAAAGAGGCAATATTCGGGAATGGGTAAGTCAGTTGCGGCGTTCCCTGAGTCTGGATCCCCACGACCCCGATTGTCTTTTCTTTTTGGCGGCCGGATTGGTGTACGCCGGAAAGATGGAAGAGGCGGAGGACGTCCTCAAAAAATTAGAATCCATCGATCCATTGTGGGACATGCTCTACTGGCTCAAATCGTACATGGAATATGTCTACGGAAGGATTGAATCTGCAATGGGACACCTTAAGAAATGCCAGGAACTGGCCGGTGAGAGTCCGATTCCTCCCTGGAATACGGCCTTTTGCCTCGCGGCCGCGGGAGATATTCCGGGGGTTGTGGCGATTGTTGATCGACACTTTCCCGATCCAACCTCCGATTCGTTATCCACCATGGCACATCTTCTCAAACATGCGCTTGCAGGAGAGAAGCAGGAAGTGCACAGACTGGCGACACCTGAATTCGAGTCTGCCATCTGGGGGGACCTGCATTGGACCTACACGGTAGCACAAAGCTACGCAATCCTGAACGAACCCGATGAAGCTTTGCGCTGGCTCACACGGTCTGTGAGTCGTGGCTTTATCAATTATCCGTACTTGAGTCAAGAGGATCCGCTGCTTGCAAACATCCGTTCCCATCCGGGATTTCAGAAGCTGATGACGGACGTAAGGCGGCAATGGGAGAGTTTTTCAGAAACTCTTGATTTCTGAGAGTTTCCTATCCTTTAGTAGCAAAAAATCACAGAAAGTCATCTGGCAGATTGCGAGACAAGTTTTGAGCCAAGGTTGGTGATCACGCGCACAACTTCGGTGGTCCCTTCCGGTGCGTCGCGATAGATCATCACCAAACGCTGTCCATCCGGAGTGATATCGTAATTTGCGGCGCGCTCCCAGACAAAAGGACCGTCGAACAGTTTTCTGGGGACGGAAGCGGAAAATTCCGGACTGTAGGAAATGTTGACGTCCATCATCTGCCTTCCAAAGCTGTAAAACAGTTCCTTGCCATCGCGGGACCACAAAGGGCCAGTACCGCCTTGAGTAGAAATCTGAATCCGAGTACCCGGTTCCGGAAAGGACCGAATGTACACCTCATTTCTTCCTGACTCATCGGAGACATAAGCCAGCCAGCGTCCGTCTGGTGAGAATGCGGCAAGTGTCTCGTTGAATGGTGACGCCAGCCAGGGTTGAGGCTTTCCTCCCTTGCTGAGATCAGCAACATAGAGATCTGTTCCACGGTCTCCAGACAACGAATCAAAAACCAGATATTTGCCGTCAGCAGACCATGTTGGACGATTCAAGTCCTGTTCCATCGTGACGATGGATTCTTCCGCCGCCGCCGGATCCAAGTCTTTTTCACTGATATTTCTGGCTCCTTCAGCCCCCAGACTGAAAACAATCTTTTTGCCGGACGGATGCCAGGCAGCTCCATGATGATCACGATTGAAAGTAAGCTTTGATAGTGTTCCGCGATTCAGATCGTAGGTCCACAACATGCATTCCAGATTACCGCTTTGATTGATCAATAACGTGCGCCCATCCGGGGAAATACGCGGTTGTGTCCAGGAATCCCGATGTTCTACCAGTGACGTAATCGTTCCTTTCCTGTCGACCCACACCACACCATAAGCACCTGTTGCCGCGGCACCCTCCGAAGGTGTAAAGATCATTGTTCCATTTTCAGCGACAGCATAGGTTCCGTATGCACCGACACGCGTCGATACATTTTCTTGCACCAGTTTCACTTCTCCAGTAACGACAGCTTTATCGATATCGAATGGCGCCGCGTAAATGTTGAGATCCGATTCACGGTAAAACAAGAGGTGTCCGGAAGTGTACTGCGGATTAATCGCAGCATCAATCACGCGGTGACGTTCTTGGCTTTCAAGCGAGAAAGCATCGATCGCGGCGGTCCCGGCAGTAAACAGGAGCCAGCGTCCGCCCGGAAGAGGATAAGGATGCCAATGATCGCGTTCACCATCGGTTGGTTTTGTAATCTGTTTCAAATCGCCGGTATCCGGTCGGATTATGGAAATGCCACGCGCAATCTTTCCTTCAATTTCAGCTCCTGAAAAGAAGATCGAATTATCGCTTGCCCAGTAACCGCTCTTAATCAAACCTTCCGGAACAAGAGCAATTTTCTGCGGAGCGCCTCCATTCACGTGGACAACATACAAATTCCGGTTCGCAAAGTAACCGATTCTGGAACCATCCGGAGAGAAGAACGGGTTGGCCGCCCCTTCTGTTCCATGAATCGGCCTGCTGGCAAAAGAGTTCAGCGCGCGAATATAAATCGGGGAGCTGGCGGTTGGGTGATAAGGGACGTACGCAATTTGACTTCCATCATGAGAGATCGCAGCGACTGACGTGTAGTTGAATGAAGCTCCGGTAATTTCGAAATGTAACGAAGGTTGGTCGCGTGTGAAACGATTGTAAAAGATCATCGTTGCTGCTGCCGCCATCAACGTCATTACAATTGCTGTTAAGGCAACTGCTTTCCAGATAGATTTCCGTTTGGCCGGAGCGGAAACGGCCGGCGATTTTTCCGGATGCGCAGTTGCCGAAAGGATGATGCGTGCTTCGCCGATATCGCGCAAGCGGAGCGAGGGATCGCGTTCGATGCAACGGGAAAGAAGGTGCCGGATGGAATCCGGAACCGTTGCAGGAAGCGCATCCAACGTAATCTCCTGGCGAAAGATGGAGCCCAGGATTTCCGGGAGCGATTCGCCTTCAAAAAGCTTTTTATCGGTCAGACATTCGAATAGCACCACACCGAACGACCAGATGTCGGTGCGTTTATCGACTGCTTTTCCTTTCGCCTGTTCGGGCGACATATAGGAAGCGG
This window of the bacterium genome carries:
- a CDS encoding protein kinase; translation: MALSLGARVGSYQILAVIGAGGMGEVYRARDTRLNRDVAIKSLPHAFSGDADRLARFTREAHTLASLNHPNIAQIYGLEEFNGTRALVMELVEGETLADRLQKGTPPLEETISIFRQIALALEYAHENGIIHRDLKPANVKIRPDGTVKLLDFGLAKAFEGEPAGKSPDLSSSPTQSHMMTEAGIILGTASYMSPEQAKGKAVDKRTDIWSFGVVLFECLTDKKLFEGESLPEILGSIFRQEITLDALPATVPDSIRHLLSRCIERDPSLRLRDIGEARIILSATAHPEKSPAVSAPAKRKSIWKAVALTAIVMTLMAAAATMIFYNRFTRDQPSLHFEITGASFNYTSVAAISHDGSQIAYVPYHPTASSPIYIRALNSFASRPIHGTEGAANPFFSPDGSRIGYFANRNLYVVHVNGGAPQKIALVPEGLIKSGYWASDNSIFFSGAEIEGKIARGISIIRPDTGDLKQITKPTDGERDHWHPYPLPGGRWLLFTAGTAAIDAFSLESQERHRVIDAAINPQYTSGHLLFYRESDLNIYAAPFDIDKAVVTGEVKLVQENVSTRVGAYGTYAVAENGTMIFTPSEGAAATGAYGVVWVDRKGTITSLVEHRDSWTQPRISPDGRTLLINQSGNLECMLWTYDLNRGTLSKLTFNRDHHGAAWHPSGKKIVFSLGAEGARNISEKDLDPAAAEESIVTMEQDLNRPTWSADGKYLVFDSLSGDRGTDLYVADLSKGGKPQPWLASPFNETLAAFSPDGRWLAYVSDESGRNEVYIRSFPEPGTRIQISTQGGTGPLWSRDGKELFYSFGRQMMDVNISYSPEFSASVPRKLFDGPFVWERAANYDITPDGQRLVMIYRDAPEGTTEVVRVITNLGSKLVSQSAR